One Nocardioides oleivorans DNA segment encodes these proteins:
- a CDS encoding glycoside hydrolase family 13 protein, with protein sequence MADVNDPIRSDWWRHAVVYQVYVRSFADSDGDGIGDLPGITSRLPHLADLGVDALWITPFYTSPQHDHGYDVADYEDVDPLFGTLADADDLVARAHELGLRVVVDLVPNHTSDEHEWFRAALAAGPGSPERARYLFRDSPEGKPDGTPPNNWSSVFGGPAWTQVDDGQWYLHLFDSSQPDLDWRNPEVPAMFEGVLRFWLDRGVDGFRVDVAHGLFKEASLRDQVVEPGGTPVSGAGEMVERKVTDEPMWDQPEVHEVYRSWHRILDEAGPDRMAVAEAWTQTVESMAAFVRPDELDQTFNFAWLLADWSAESFSEVITSTLASVDGVGAAPTWVLSNHDVVRHPTRYGGGEQGLARARAATLTMLALPGSSYLYQGEELGLEQVDVAPEDRQDPSYLRTGEVGRDGCRVPIPWGGTEAPYAFGPGHEQPWIPQPAEWATLTVAAQSTDPASTLAFYTDALRVRRDFAWTAGEDVSMIDLGDDVVAFTRGPVTVVLNCGTTPVDLPAGELLLASGPVDGTLPPDTAAWLR encoded by the coding sequence ATGGCTGATGTGAACGATCCAATCCGCAGCGACTGGTGGCGCCACGCCGTCGTCTACCAGGTCTACGTCCGCAGCTTCGCCGACAGCGACGGCGACGGCATCGGCGACCTCCCGGGCATCACGTCGCGGCTCCCGCACCTCGCGGACCTCGGCGTCGACGCCCTGTGGATCACGCCGTTCTACACCTCGCCCCAGCACGACCACGGCTACGACGTCGCCGACTACGAGGACGTCGACCCGCTCTTCGGCACGCTCGCCGACGCCGACGACCTGGTCGCCCGCGCGCACGAGCTCGGCCTGCGCGTCGTGGTCGACCTGGTGCCCAACCACACCTCCGACGAGCACGAGTGGTTCCGGGCCGCGCTGGCCGCCGGTCCGGGCAGCCCGGAGCGGGCGCGCTACCTCTTCCGCGACTCCCCCGAGGGCAAGCCGGACGGAACCCCTCCCAACAACTGGAGCTCGGTCTTCGGTGGCCCGGCGTGGACCCAGGTCGACGACGGCCAGTGGTACCTCCACCTCTTCGACTCCTCCCAGCCCGACCTCGACTGGCGCAACCCCGAGGTGCCCGCGATGTTCGAGGGCGTCCTGCGCTTCTGGCTCGACCGCGGTGTCGACGGCTTCCGGGTCGACGTCGCCCACGGCCTCTTCAAGGAGGCGTCCCTGCGCGACCAGGTCGTCGAGCCCGGCGGCACCCCCGTCAGCGGCGCCGGCGAGATGGTCGAGCGCAAGGTCACCGACGAGCCGATGTGGGACCAGCCCGAGGTGCACGAGGTCTACCGCTCGTGGCACCGGATCCTCGACGAGGCCGGCCCCGACCGGATGGCCGTCGCGGAGGCCTGGACCCAGACCGTCGAGTCGATGGCCGCCTTCGTGCGTCCCGACGAGCTCGACCAGACCTTCAACTTCGCCTGGCTGCTCGCCGACTGGTCGGCCGAGTCGTTCTCCGAGGTCATCACCAGCACGCTGGCCTCCGTCGACGGCGTCGGCGCGGCGCCGACGTGGGTGCTCAGCAACCACGACGTCGTACGCCACCCGACCCGCTACGGCGGCGGCGAGCAGGGCCTGGCCCGCGCCCGCGCCGCCACGCTGACCATGCTCGCGCTCCCCGGCTCGAGCTACCTCTACCAGGGCGAGGAGCTCGGCCTGGAGCAGGTCGACGTCGCACCCGAGGACCGGCAGGACCCGTCGTACCTCCGCACCGGCGAGGTCGGCCGCGACGGATGCCGGGTGCCGATCCCGTGGGGAGGCACCGAGGCGCCGTACGCCTTCGGGCCGGGCCACGAGCAGCCGTGGATCCCGCAGCCGGCCGAGTGGGCGACGCTCACGGTGGCCGCCCAGTCGACCGACCCCGCCTCGACGCTCGCGTTCTACACCGACGCGCTCCGGGTCCGCCGCGACTTCGCCTGGACCGCCGGCGAGGACGTGTCGATGATCGACCTCGGTGACGACGTCGTCGCGTTCACCCGCGGCCCGGTCACCGTCGTGCTCAACTGCGGCACGACCCCGGTCGATCTCCCCGCCGGCGAGCTGCTGCTGGCCAGCGGCCCGGTCGACGGCACGCTGCCGCCGGACACCGCCGCCTGGCTCCGCTGA